CAAATGTTGGCGAGGAGGGCTTTGCCGGGTGgcctgggctgggtgtgtcattgTCATGTGCGGAGCCGGTGCAGAGGTCGATGcccggtggtccgtccagtttcattcttattattgtttcttgtagcggtttgttacaacggagtgtctcgctgggccatttcaggggtggttaatagtcagccacattgctgtggggctggagtcacagataggccaagaccgggtaagggtggcagatttccttccctgaaggacaatagtgaatcagatgggttttacgataatccgatagtttcatggtcactattactggtaCTGGCGTGTTATTCATCAACTGAATTTAACTTTCCCAGCTGCCGTGTTGGGTttggaactcacgtctccagattgttagtccaggcctctggattactggtcccgtaacttaaccactaACTTACCgttccagtcatcatcatcatcatcatcatcataggcagtccgtcgaaatcgaggaaaacttgtttccactcaaagtgagttctcaggtgacggaacagtccaaatgcaggaattacagtttctgtcacagttggggcagacagtggttgaaggaacgggtgggtgggactggtttgccgcacgctccttccgcttgatttctgcatgcactcggtgacgcgattcgaggtgctcagcgtcctcccggatgctcttcctccactttgggcattcccgtactgcccctccgacagtgcagcactccttcaggagtgtcggcctggattttgtgctttagtctctggagtgggacttgaacccacaaccttctgactcagaggcgagagagagacccACTGGGCCACGGCTAACACAGAGGATCCTTACTATTACTGTGTGTATTATATCACCGTTGCTTCATACTTTAAACCCAAGGCAAGTCTACAGTTtaccgggatgggggggggggggggggggcgtgaaagAACAACCCTATAGAAGCATCTAATCATTTTACACAGCAGTTGTTGTGTTACCCGGGGCACTTTACTGAAAGCTTACCGAGATTCACAAGGCATCTTAAACTGTAAAATATATGGGAGCTGAAAATGTACAGAAAGAGTGTTGCAACATGGGACAGCAACTGAGTAAACTTATCCCCTACCCACCACAGCCCAAACTTCCCGTTCCGATTTCCCCTCGGTCTCCAACTTACGATAGGGAAACAAaattaattgtaaaacatcttaaAAGTGATAATGTGTAGGAGTGACCAGGGGCCAGTAGGCAACTGTCATTGGTCGGAAATCCAACCAGATTCCATGCCCAGCCCCCATTGTGATCCACGAGGCCCTGGCTATGACTCACCTTGCGCCCCAGGATCTGGTTAATCGCGGCACTTTCCTTCAGTGTGCACTCTGCCACAACCTTAGCCCGCATCTCCTTCATGTACAACATGAACGCATTCAGCGGCTTTTTGATGTGAGGCTTCCTCTTCTCGTCCTCCTTCTTCACCGCAAGGGCTTTCCTGAAACAAACACAGGGGCGCATCAAGATGAGGAGGCCAAGGCAAGGAGGGACCTTCCATCCAGGGATCCATAAACCCAGCTCATCCCCTCCAGCACTCATCTCGATCCGCACACTCTCCTTCACTTACCAGAGCACGAACAAGAACATTGTACAGaaacccaatggacccaaccccttcccattcactcccattatacagaatcctaatggacccaaccccttcccattcactcccattgtacagaatcccaatggacccaaccccttcccattcattcccattgtacagaaacccaatggacccaacccttcccattcactcccattgtacagaaacccaatggacccaaccccttcccattcactcccattgtacacaatcccaatggacccaaccccttcccattcattaccattgtacacaatcccagtggacccaaccccttcccattcattcacattgtacaaaatcccaatggaccgaaccccttcccattcattcccattgtacaaaatcccaatggacccaaccccttcccattcattcccattgtacaaaatcccaatagacccaaccccttcccattcattcccattgtacagaatcccaatggacccaaccccttcccattcactcccattgtacagaatcccaatggacccaatgtaTCAGGTAGTCCATTGGAGGGAAAGAATCCTCCTTTCAGAGAATGGCCACCATCATGGCAACGGAGACTTCAGCCTTTTTTACATCTGACCTTTAACATCCCCCTTGACCCATGAACCCCCAAATCTGGGCCAATGGATAGAATGCGCAAATGATTCCATTTACCGCTTAACTTTAGAAACTTATCTTAGCAAGTAAGGAATGGCAGTACTTACGAGGCATCGCTGGGGCTGGATTGGCTGTGATTTCGCTCCTGTTTGATGCCCGTCGTTACTATAGCCGGATGAGGAATTCCAGTTGCTTGTAACGTGTGTGGTGGTGGGACCATGTGAGGAGAGAACCTGCCAGAGAAGAGAGGTCAGTCACGAAGGTACGTGAACAGGATAGAGAAACAATGTCTTCTGTTGGTCAGTGTGACGCTCATTCGATTGGCCAGAACTTCATCCAGCTAAACTTGGGAAGCCCAAAACCATCTTGGCTCTTGCTTTAAAAGCTCTGCATCCTTGCCTTGGGGGAGATCTCCCCGACTCGTCTCCAAAATAggctctttcacatccacctgagagagcagacggggcctggtttaacgtctcttcctcaCCTCGCTGATTCCCACCCATTCCAGGTACCCCACCCTATGGGCTCGACCCACCCAAACCTCCTCCAGCTCTCGGTCCCAGTCCTCCGATTCTAATTTCTCCAACATTCTCGGGTGCCAGcctaggctcagtggtagcactctccctGCACTGTGCGCAGGGGGCAGTATAGCTACACTCTCCCCGCACTGTGCGCAGGGGACAGTAAAGCTGCACTCACCGGCTGGAGTGGAGGACTGACAAGTAAAAGACAAAATCTAGAACCTTGCACCCACCTGGACATGGAGGCGTTGACAGCCAGTGCGGTGTGGTAGGTAGGCCGGAAACTTGCTGCTGCAATCGGGTAAAGTGGCGGACTTTGCCTGGGACACAACAACATCAGTGAGCGGCCAGAGTCCAGGCCTGCATCACGCCAGAGACAGAGGCAATAaatcacacaccccacccccagcaCGACCGCCCTTCCCGACCCCCACCCCCACTGACCCCCATTCCCCCCACTCTCCCGACCCTCACTACCCACTGACCCCCATTCTCCCGCGGCCCCCATTCCCCTGACCCCCATACCCCCCGACTCCTATTCTCCCCACTCCCCATCGACCCCCCACTTCCCTCATTCCCCACCGATCCCCAACTCCCTAACTCCCACAACCCCCATTCCTCTCCCAACCCCCATTCCCTCCCCGACCCCCATTTCCCCCCCTGGCAccacggcgctcccacagtactgtccctccgacagtgcaccgctccctcagtactgcccctccgacactccctcagtactgcccctccgacagtgcgccgctccctcagtactgcccctccgacagtgcgccgctccctcagtactgcccctccgacagtgcgccgctccctcagtactgcccctccgacactccctcagtactgtactgggagtgtcagcctggatttgacccaataaccgcccccccgccccccggttgCCTGGAGGGATGGTGCGTGCCCAAGTGGGGGCGTGGAACATGATCGCAGTCAATACAACCCATCACTCCAACCCCCGACGACGGGACAAAGGCAAAATAGCTGCTGACAGCAGGCAAAAATGCAAAGTAACAAAGCGACTTACGGCGGCATGACCCAGCCCAGCGGGTGAGCGATCTGTCCCACGGCGCCCGGAGACAGCGGGTAATACGGAGCCAGCTCCACGTGCGGAGGGACCCGTGGGAGCCCTGCCAGAATGAGAAAGAAAGTGGAGAATCAAGATGGCGTCAGGGCTGCGGGAAAGCTAAAGCTGGAGGCGGAATAACGGACTCACCGGTCTTGGAGTCAATGTCGGGCGACAGGTGAGGCGGGGGATTCCCGGGCGAGAAGTGTTCGTTGCTGTAGGTGATGAGGGGAGTGAGCGGGTGCATGTGGTGAGGATGCTGCACCAAAGGCAACCTGTTAGTCTGCAGGACACAAATAGGGACAAGAAACGGCAGTCAGCAAGTACCCAACGTCAGGTCACCTCTCGGCCCACTGACCAGAAACACCTCTCCCTTTCCCAtcagctctctctcccttccccccagctCCCACCCAGcccctctgtctccatccctctaTATCACCCTCTCTCTTTGCTATCTTGCAGTGGGCAGAGGCCCAATGTTCGACAGGTCGACTACAGGGTCTCCAATCACTTCACAAGCAGCAACAGACACGAATGATAAACACCACTCCATAGATCAACAACAGCTGGAAATGAACCAGAATCCCTCACACTTGATCATCCCAGCCTGCGGGAACCAATTAAAGGCAGCTCTGTGTAAATccaacagggagagcgagagagagagggggggggggcgagagagggggggggcgagagagggggggggcgagagagggggggaggcgagcgagagaggggggggcgagagagaaagggggggcgagagagagagggggggcgagagagagagggggggcgagagagagaggggggggcgagagagagaggggggggcgagagagaggggggggcgagagagagagggggggcgagagagagagggggggcgagagagagagggggggcgagagagagagggggggcgagagagagagggggggcgagagagagagaggggggcgagagagagagggggggcgagagagggggggaggcgagagagggggggaggcgagcgagagaggggggggcgagagagaaagggggggcgagagagagagggggggcgagagagagaggggggggcgagagagagaggggggggcgagagagagaggggggggcgagagagaggggggggcgagagagagggggggcgagagagagagggggggcgagagagagagggggggttagagagagagggggggcgagagagagagggggggcaagagaggggggggcgaaagagaggggggggcgagagagagggggggcgagagagagggggggcgagagagcgggggggggcgagagaggggggggcgagagagaggggggagcgagagagaggggggggcgagagagagagggggggcgagagagagaggggggggcgagagagagaggggcgggcgagagagagaggggggcgagagagaggggggcaagagagaggggggcaagagaggggggggcgaaagagagggggggcgagagagagggcgggcgagagggagggcgggcgagagagaggggggggcgagagagagggggggcgagagagagggggggcgagagagagggggggcgagagagaagggggggcgagagagaaggggggggcgagagagaggcaaCATTTTACAGTCCACAccacccagagccatgtgatctcctgcgagGGGCAaagagataaacatagaaacatagaaaataggagcaggagtaggccattcagcccctcgagcctgcaccattcaatatgatcatggctgatcctctataacaccaccatattcccgctttctccccataccccttgataccttttgtgtctagaaatctatctatcgccctcttaaatatattcagtgacttggcctccacacccttctgtggtagagaatttcacagattcatcaccctctgagtgaaaacatttctcctcatctcggtcctaaatttcctcccccatatcctgagactgtaaccccttgttctagacttgccAGCCCggaggaaacatccttcccgcatccagtctgtccaaccccgtcagaattttatacgtttcaatgagatcccctctcattcttctaaactccagcgtatacaggcctagtcgacccaagacagtcccgccatcccaggaatcagtctggtgaaccttcgctgcactccctctctgggACAAAGGCCACAGGTCAGTCTcagctcactgaatggtggagcaggatcaagaggctaaatggcctcctcctgttcctacggtgggggagggagagagagagaggggaagctgatctgcatcttaactcaatCTCCCCGTCTTGATTCCGTATCCTTCAATACCCTTACCTAAAAAAAACATCAACctaagttttgaaattttcaattgacccccggcctcagcaGCTTTCTGGGAGAGtttccagattcccacggccctttgtcagGACGCACTCCTTCAcatatcacccctgaacggccgggctccaattttaaggttctgccccttgtcctggacttccccaccagaggaaacacttTCCCTCAATTTATCCGATCAAATTCTTTCATCGTAAACACCCCGATTACAACCCTCCTTAATCTTTGAAACGCGAGGGAACACAGGCAGAGTCTATGCAATTCTTTCAGCCCTTTAATGGTGCCATTTTAACCCTGGTGATATTCTGGTGCAGTGCCCAGAGCTGGACGCagttactccagatgtggtctgaccagagctttatataaacgGCAACATAACACCTGCCCCTTTGTATCCcagccctcttgcaataaaggccaacattccattagcctttgagtaatttctgtacttggaccctgaaatctctgttcctccacagttccgagcttcaccttatttaaaaatattctgatctatctttcttaggtccaaagtggatgacctcacactttctcacacgaACTGTCGGCCACAGTTTTCCTCCGGATCCTTCCCCCCTGGAATGAATGGGCTGCTCCAGACAAACACATCGCTCACTGCTCCCGCTGACGGGGCAGGCCAATCACATCGCTCACTGCTCCCACCGACGGGCAGGCGAATCACATCGCTCGCTGCTCCCACCGACGGGGCAGGCCAATCACATCGCTCGCTGCTCCCGCCGACGGGGCAGGCCAATCACATCGCTCGCTGCTCCCGCCGACGGGGCAGGCCAATCACATCGCTCGCTGCTCCTGCCAACGGGGCAGGCCAATTACATCGCTCGCTGCTCCCGCCGACGGGGCAGGCCAATCACATCGCTCACTGCTCCCGCCGACGGGACAGGCCAATCACATCATTCGCTGCGCCCGCCGACGGGGCAGGCCAATTACATCGCTCACTGCTCCCGCCGACGGGGCAGGCCAATCACATCGCTCACTGCTCCCACCGACGGGACAGGCCAATCACATCGTTCGCTGCCCCCGCCGACGGGGCAGGCCAATCACATCGCTCGCTGCCCCCGCCGACGGGGCAGGCCAATCACATCGCTCGCTGCTCCCACCGACACGGGATCGTTTGCCGCTACTCACCAGGTGCACGGGAGATGGCGAGTCCTTGAGGCAGCCAGCCGCCTGTACGTCCAACAGGGGCCATTTCATGTGCAGATACTGGAGAGAATCAAAATGGAGTCAGAATAAGGTAACGGATCAAATAAAACACCAGACTGTAGTT
This Pristiophorus japonicus isolate sPriJap1 chromosome 22, sPriJap1.hap1, whole genome shotgun sequence DNA region includes the following protein-coding sequences:
- the LOC139234807 gene encoding transcription factor 7-like 1, which translates into the protein MKWPLLDVQAAGCLKDSPSPVHLTNRLPLVQHPHHMHPLTPLITYSNEHFSPGNPPPHLSPDIDSKTGLPRVPPHVELAPYYPLSPGAVGQIAHPLGWVMPPQSPPLYPIAAASFRPTYHTALAVNASMSRFSPHMVPPPHTLQATGIPHPAIVTTGIKQERNHSQSSPSDASKALAVKKEDEKRKPHIKKPLNAFMLYMKEMRAKVVAECTLKESAAINQILGRKWHALTREEQSKYYELARKERQLHSQLYPGWSARDNYGKRKKRKRDKQQTETESRDLSLPVSRRRLKCAQYLRTDGSCALPVSAAGSVLDSPPSPSTLHLLPDPRASEQAQPLALTTKSEPTSKLSALPATIPMPGGATSCASLAESSPSPSARHLSYTAIPTFLLTPPSSVEAATHSHHALPAMQTQPLSLVTKSAE